The sequence CCTGGACCACCTGCTCGGCCCGGAACGGGATCGGGCCGCCGACGGCAAGCTGCGCGACGCGCACGACAGCCTCTTCGCCGAGTACTGGGAGCGCCTCGCCCCGCTGCCCGGCGCGGCGGAACTGCTGCGCGCCTGCGCCGCCGGGGGCCTGCGGGTGGTGCTCGCCACCTCCGCCGCCGAGCACGAGGTCGGGGCGTTGCGCGCCGCGTTGGACGCCGACGACGCGGTCGACACCGTCACCTCGTCGGCCGACGCGCAACAGAGCAAGCCGGCGCCGGACATCCTGGTGGCCGCCCTGGAGCAGTCCGGCCTGGACGCCCGGCGGGTGGTCTTCGTCGGCGACTCGGTCTGGGACGTCGCCGCCGCCGCCAAGCTCGACATCCCCTGCGTCGGGCTGACCTGCGGCGGCACCAGCCGAGGTGAGCTGGCCGGGGCGGGCGCGGTCGCCGTCTACGACGACCCGGCGGCCCTGCTGGCCGCGCTGGCCGACTCCCCCCTCCGCACACCGCGGCGGACGTCACCGCGGGACAAGCCGGACACCGAGGCTTAGCCTCCCGGAGCACGGGGCACAGTCCCCACCTCGCGCGCGGGCGCGGGCGAGGTGCGAGAGGTGGTGCCGTGGAACCGGTCGATGTCGCGTTCGCGCTGGTGGGCGTGGGCGCCCTGCTGGCCGGGATCCTGCCCCGGGTGCTGGAGCGCCGCCCGCTGTCCATGCCGATCGCGTTCCTCGGGCTGGGCATGCTGGTCTTCCTGCTGCCCACCGGGCTGCCGTCGCCGGACCCGCTGGCCCATCCGGAGCTGACCACCCACCTGACCGAGATCGGGGTGATCGTCGCCCTGATGGGCGCCGGCCTCAAGATCGACCGACCGTTGAGCTGGCGGCGGTGGTCGTCCACCTGGCGCCTGCTGGCGATCGCGATGCCGGTGTGCGTCGCGGCGGTGACGCTGCTCGGCTGGTGGTGGGCCGGCCTGGTACCGGCCGCCGCGCTGCTGCTGGGGGCGGCGCTGGCCCCGACCGACCCGGTGCTCGCCGCCGACGTGCAGGTGGGCGAGCCCACCGACGTGGAGGACTCCGAGGACGAGGTCCGCTTCGCCCTCACCTCGGAGGCCGGCCTGAACGACGGGCTGGCGTTCCCGTTCGTGTACGCCGCCATCGCCATCGCCACCACCAGCCTCGCCCCGGCGGACTGGCTCGCCGACTGGTTCACCGTCGACGTGCTCTACAAGCTCGCCGTCGGCATCGGGGGCGGCCTGCTCATCGGCTGGCTGCTCGGCAAGCTGTTCTTCCGCGCCCCCAGCGAGCTACGGCTGGCCCGGCACGCCGAGGGCTTCCTCGCCCTGGCCGCCACCTTCCTGGCGTACGGGCTGGTGGAGGTGGTCGGCGGGTACGGCTTCCTGGCCGTCTTCGTGGCCGCGCGGGCGATCCGGGCGGCCGAGCGGACCCACGAGTTCCACTCGGTGCTGCACGACTTCGCCGAGCAGGTCGAGCGGCTGCTGACGGTGCTG comes from Micromonospora purpureochromogenes and encodes:
- a CDS encoding HAD family hydrolase gives rise to the protein MSAEGPSGVLFDVDGTLVDTTYLHTVSWWEALRQAEHRVPMSLIHRSIGMGSDKLLDHLLGPERDRAADGKLRDAHDSLFAEYWERLAPLPGAAELLRACAAGGLRVVLATSAAEHEVGALRAALDADDAVDTVTSSADAQQSKPAPDILVAALEQSGLDARRVVFVGDSVWDVAAAAKLDIPCVGLTCGGTSRGELAGAGAVAVYDDPAALLAALADSPLRTPRRTSPRDKPDTEA
- a CDS encoding cation:proton antiporter — protein: MEPVDVAFALVGVGALLAGILPRVLERRPLSMPIAFLGLGMLVFLLPTGLPSPDPLAHPELTTHLTEIGVIVALMGAGLKIDRPLSWRRWSSTWRLLAIAMPVCVAAVTLLGWWWAGLVPAAALLLGAALAPTDPVLAADVQVGEPTDVEDSEDEVRFALTSEAGLNDGLAFPFVYAAIAIATTSLAPADWLADWFTVDVLYKLAVGIGGGLLIGWLLGKLFFRAPSELRLARHAEGFLALAATFLAYGLVEVVGGYGFLAVFVAARAIRAAERTHEFHSVLHDFAEQVERLLTVLLLLLFGGAVIDGLLAPLTWPAAAVGLALLFVVRPLVAWLSLRGAPGRPAEHWVISLFGIRGVGSFYYLAYATSRTDFPQADLIWATVGLVVVVSVVVHGIAATPVMQLLDRAGERTADPSERGEPALGGVRG